CTCGATCAATCTCATAGGAaatctcactcactcacactTCACACAGCTCAAAGACCCCTCGCTCCTGAAGCAGGATGTCTGCTACGTCAACGGCGAATGGGTAAAGGCAAAGTCTGGCAAGACCTTTGACGTGACCGGTATGTCCCCCTCTCCCCTTACAATCCTGACTTTGTGCATATATCTAGACATGTATGGAAAATCATGGAAAAGACAGGAGACTAACAACCATACAGACCCCGCCACCGGCACCAAGATCGCATCATGCCCCGAGTTCTCCGCAGCCGACACGGACGCCgccatcgccgccgccgccaccgcgTTCGAGACCTTCCGCACCAAGACGGGCCGCGAGCGCTCCAAGCTGCTGCGCAAGTGGTACGACCTCATGATGGAGAACGCAGAGGACCTGACCACCCTCATCACCTGGGAGAACGGCAAGCCCGTCGCCGACGCCAAGGGTGAGGTCACCTACGCCGCCAACTTTTTCGAGTGGTTCAGCGAGGAGGCTCCCCGTATCTACGGTGACACTATCCCCTCCTCCGTCCCCGGAAACCGCGTCTGGACAATCAAGGAGCCCGTTGGTGTCTGCGGTCTCATCACACCGTATGTCCCCTCATTGTGCCCTGTGTAGAAAACGGTTCTCAGACTAACACACCACAGATGGAACTTCCCCGCCGCAATGATCACCCGCAAAATCGGCCCCGCCCTCGCGACAGGCTGCACCGTAGTCTGCAAAGCCCCCGGCGAAACCCCCTTCACCTCCCTCGCCATCGCCGAACTAGGCCACCGCGCCGGCATCCCCGCCGGCGTCGTCAACGTCGTCACCTCGCTCGACAACACCCCCGAAGTCGGCGAGGCTCTGACCACCAACCCGACCGTCAAGAAGATCTCTTTCACAGGCTCCACAAACGTCGGCAAGCTCCTCATGAAGCAGTGCTCCGGCACCCTCAAAAAGCTCTCCATGGAACTCGGCGGCAACGCCCCCTTCATCGTCTTTGACGACGCCGACGTCGATGCCGCGGTGGCCGGAGCGATCGCCTCCAAGTTTAGGTCCTCGGGCCAGACGTGCGTATGCGCGAACAGGTTGTACATCCAGAGCGGCGTCTACGACGAGTTTACGCGGAAATTCGCCGCAAAGGTGGAGGAATTCAAGGTCGGCAACGGCTTCGAGGAGGGAACCACCCACGGCCCCTTGATCCACGACCGCGCCATCGACAAAGTGGAATCCCACGTCCGCGACGCGGAGCAGAAAGGCGGCAAAGTCGTCGTGGGCGGCAACAAGATTTCCACGCTCGGCCACAACTTTTACGAGCCGACCGTTATTACGGGTATGACCAAGGACATGGCCATGTCGAGCGAGGAGACGTTCGGTCCCGTTGCGGGGCTGTTCAAGTTCGAGACGGAAGAGGAGGTCGTGAAGCTGGCGAACGCGACGAACGTCGGGTTGGCGGGGTACTTCTTCTCGAGGGACATTCAGCGCGTGCACCGCGTCGCCGAGCATCTTGAGGTCGGTATGGTGGGCGTCAACACGGGCTTGATTTCGGATCCGGCGGCGCCGTTTGGTGGTGTCAAGGAGTCTGGGTTCGGGAGGGAGGGGTCGCTCTTGGGTGTTTCCGAGTACCAGGTCACCAAGATGGTTACGTACGGCGGTATGGGCCAGCCTCTGCAGAAGTGAAGGGAGATGCTGGGGGCGAAAAATGATGGGAAAGAGATGTGTGTTTTAGCGGGCAACCCTTGGGAATAGGAGTTGGTTATTCTACTGTTCAAAAAGACCATTTTCATTGAGCGATCTCTTACCTGCTTTGTATTATTCCCTTCTTACATGTGGTTTCGCCCCCAACTGACGAAGACCGAGGGCAAATCTACTGTTTCGAGGCTCATCGAAGAAGAGTGATGCTCCTCCCATGGTGTCGTCTACCTCCTGTGCCAGATTGCCATGAACATTCCTTCACGCTACTAGGGGCCAGAGCATGCTTTCATCAACTTGGAGGTTACAAGGTTGGTATCTGTATAGACTCCCGGACCACACGTGGACTTGAGATCAGATGTGTTTGCTACCATCACAAAGCCCGAGGGTGGCAGTATCTGTGAATTTTTCATGTGCCCGTGTGTTCGCCGTGAAggtagagagagagggaaacTCGAGTTTTTCAAGGCGGCATTGGCTCCCGTTTCATTTGTGAGAGTATTCCCTGCCAGGCCATGCCGGTCTCGAAACTACGCATCAGAGAGATAGCATCCGTAGATTGTTTGCACGAGAGAATCACCACACCACGATAGCATCGGAACCGAGGCGAGTGTTCTTACGTGGAATCCAACACGGCCTCCCCAATCTCACTCCCACCATCGCTCTCATCCCTCTTCCGCCCCCGATAATGCCTCTTCCGCTTCCTCTTCCCCGTATCCTCGGCCCTCCACCCCTTCCTCGCCCGAATAGGCCTCATGAACCCGTCAACGTGCACAGCACCCACCATCTCGTCCTCGCTCTCCACGTCGAAGCGGTCGCTCCCCCCGCCGCCACTGCCGCCTAAGGCATCTCCCACCCGGCCCGGATGCATCGTCGCCACGTGCCGCTGCAGATTCGCCCTCCGCCCGAACCCTTCCAGCGAGCGCTCGCAGCCCGCTACGGGACAGTAGAAGAACCCCACAGACGACGCGCGGGATGCGCTCCGCGATCGTCtcgctgccgccgctgccgTCGTGCTCCGTCCTCGTCCCGTGGCGTCAGAGTCGCTGGGTGGGATGCTGTCGCGCGCCAGACTATTCTGTCGAGAAGACGCCGCCCCGAAACGCCGTGCCCTCACGACGGGCCTCTCCTCCTCCGAGTCTTCTGAGCTGGACGCCCCCGCGTACGGGGCAGtagcaccaccaccgccacgaCGGTCGCTGCTGCCGCCTCCACCGGGGACGTACCGCGTCGTCTGCGGCTTCGGCCCTTTCGTCGCGGGCCCCTCGGACAGAGTCCGCATCTCCATCCCCTGCCCGAACAGATCAGCACACCGCTGCGCCGCCCTCGCGACAACATCAGGCTTGAAGCCAGAAAGCGACGCCGCGCCAACGACATCGCTCCAGTCCCGCAGCCCCCAATTCCCAAGCATCGTCTCCCGCGCCTTGATCTTGGCCTCGGCCCGCGCCTCGGCCGGCAAATCACGCCTCTTCCTCGGCGGCCTCGACCTCGATGTCTCCACCCCCGACCCCTCTTCATCCCTCTTCACGACGGCATCCTCCCCTTCCGTctcggcagcagcagctgcGTCCTCCTCGTCCGACGAGAACGGGATCCTCTTCTTCGACGCCCTCGCGATCCGAATCTTCATCTCCTTCTCCGTCTCTCCCGGCAGCGGGACCGCCACCTTCTTCGGTCGCCCTCTCCTCTCGAGCGCCCTCGTCCACTCGGGCTCCGGGGTCCTGGGCGCCTTGCTCCGCGGCCGACCCTTCTTCTTACGCTTCGACGCCGATGAGCTCGCTCGTGACGCCGCGGACGAGACGCTAGCTGCGTCCGAGGCGTTGTCGTCCTCCACGTCGGTCGCGGAGGCGGACGAGTCGGTCATGTAGCTCAGGCCCGCGAGGCGGGCGTTGTGGAGAGCCGTGAGGGTGTTGTCCAAGGTAGATAGGATATGACGGACCGAAGGGCGGAGGAGGTCGGCAGAGAGCTCGTCGTTGGCGGAGACGACTGGTTCGTACGTCTTGCTGCGGTTCGGCTTCTCAATCTCTACGTCGGACATCCCCGCCGCTTGCGCGCCTTGTCCTGATGGCGGAGACGTGTTCCCTTGTTCGTCTTCGTCGTCTTCGTCAGAGACCGCGGATGAATGCGCAGACGTGGAAGACGCCGCCGCCCTCTCGTTAGCGGATTCGTCCCGCGTCCTCGCAGCTTCCTCTCGCTCTCGGGCCCTGCGCTGCCGGCGAAGAAACCGCTCTTTCGCCTGGCGTAAAATCGTAGCCGTCAATTCCTCTTCTAACGCTGTGCTGGGGAGCTTTTTCTTCCTGGAGCGCGTGGTGAAttcgtcgtcctcgtcgtGAGTTTCCTTTAGAAAGTCGTCGCCTGGCACGATGCGCGAGTTCATGGGCCACGCCGTCCAGAGATTCGGCGGACGCCATTCGCCGCTGTCGACGATTTCTTCCAGCGGTCTATCGGTGTCCTGAGAAAAAGAATGGTCAGCGATGTGGAATGTGTCGTGGGAATGAGACGGCGCTGCTCTCTAAACCTACCGCTTCCTCGGGCTGTCCCGCGGCGCTGGGGCGTACTGCACGGTTCCGGAGCGCGAATGCGTTATACAGGTGCACCGATAAGTCGCGATTCCGGAGTTGCTCCATGGAGCGATGGAGGAGCCGCTCCTCCTGCGTGTAGGTGTTCCATGTCGCCTTGTTGCCCATCCAGCGGTTGGGTCTGGTCTCATAAAGCTCTTCAGAGTCGACGGAGCGAATCTCATCGGTATCGAGGTCCCACGATTCCTCATGTGCCGTCATCACATGGATATGGTGCCTGAAAAAGCTGAAATTCGAATGCTTCACATGTGAAAAGAATACGCATCAATTGAGTGAGGTGGAATGAAATGTATAGGTGAATAACAGCGGTTTTCAGAGTGGGTTGAAGCGAGGTGAAGAGTAAAAGAAAAATGGACCCGCCCACATCTCACCGAAACTTGCCTCGAGGAAAGGCCAAACGGGTAGCCTAACGTGCGGTCGAATCTGTACAGACTCACACTCATCACAGCGTACTACCAACACCTCACCTTAATTCACGGAGAGATTGTTTTCATGTGTCCCAGGCATGTATTTATCGTCCCAACACCACAATTATGGTATAACAAACGCCTACTACACATTCTAGAATAAAACAGAAACACAAAACAAGCTTTTCTCTCctccctcttcttcttcaccaCGAACACATTCATCATCCTCTACGCCTTGGCCTTCTTGTTCGCGGCCTCCCTCTCCAGCCTTCTCCTCTTGGCACGCAGCTTCTCGTCCTGCGCGCTCTTCTTGTTATTAGTGTACTGCATCTGCTCAAACAgctttctcttcttcttgctcAGCATGCCCTTGGCCCGCTCGATATCCTCCGCCTCCTCGGCCACCTTCTTGGCGTGCGCCTTGCGGGCCGCCTCCTTCTTGGTCTTGGGCTTGGTCTCCTTGGCCTGGACCGCGCCGCCCGTGAGCTCGGCCTCGAGCTCGAGCTGGCGCTGCGCGTCGGCGTCGTCGTTCTCGGAGCcgacctcgtcctcgtcctcggaGACGCCGTCAACGTCGGAGCCGCCCTCGCCGTCTTcgccctcctcttcctcgtcggacCCGGCAACGTCCATGTCGCCGGCGTCCACGTCGTCGGCCATCTCCTCGTCGCTCTCGGCCAGGGCCTCGCCTTTGGGCTCCTGCTCCTCGAGGGGGATGGTCGGGTCGTACGCGCCCTGCACTTGCCTGACAAAGGGGCTGAGATGGGGAGGGAGCTGGGCGCCGGGGGCGTACTGGTCCGCCGGCTTGAGCTCCTCGTCGTTGACACTGTCCCAGACCCATTGGGGCTGGACGTATATCCGGCCGGG
The DNA window shown above is from Colletotrichum lupini chromosome 7, complete sequence and carries:
- a CDS encoding succinate-semialdehyde dehydrogenase → MPITLHRAVAPASRFVPRTIFRSVRTPYIPFTLRAASTMVPKLKDPSLLKQDVCYVNGEWVKAKSGKTFDVTGMSPSPLTILTLCIYLDMYGKSWKRQETNNHTDPATGTKIASCPEFSAADTDAAIAAAATAFETFRTKTGRERSKLLRKWYDLMMENAEDLTTLITWENGKPVADAKGEVTYAANFFEWFSEEAPRIYGDTIPSSVPGNRVWTIKEPVGVCGLITPWNFPAAMITRKIGPALATGCTVVCKAPGETPFTSLAIAELGHRAGIPAGVVNVVTSLDNTPEVGEALTTNPTVKKISFTGSTNVGKLLMKQCSGTLKKLSMELGGNAPFIVFDDADVDAAVAGAIASKFRSSGQTCVCANRLYIQSGVYDEFTRKFAAKVEEFKVGNGFEEGTTHGPLIHDRAIDKVESHVRDAEQKGGKVVVGGNKISTLGHNFYEPTVITGMTKDMAMSSEETFGPVAGLFKFETEEEVVKLANATNVGLAGYFFSRDIQRVHRVAEHLEVGMVGVNTGLISDPAAPFGGVKESGFGREGSLLGVSEYQVTKMVTYGGMGQPLQK
- a CDS encoding RNA polymerase I specific transcription initiation factor translates to MTAHEESWDLDTDEIRSVDSEELYETRPNRWMGNKATWNTYTQEERLLHRSMEQLRNRDLSVHLYNAFALRNRAVRPSAAGQPEEADTDRPLEEIVDSGEWRPPNLWTAWPMNSRIVPGDDFLKETHDEDDEFTTRSRKKKLPSTALEEELTATILRQAKERFLRRQRRAREREEAARTRDESANERAAASSTSAHSSAVSDEDDEDEQGNTSPPSGQGAQAAGMSDVEIEKPNRSKTYEPVVSANDELSADLLRPSVRHILSTLDNTLTALHNARLAGLSYMTDSSASATDVEDDNASDAASVSSAASRASSSASKRKKKGRPRSKAPRTPEPEWTRALERRGRPKKVAVPLPGETEKEMKIRIARASKKRIPFSSDEEDAAAAAETEGEDAVVKRDEEGSGVETSRSRPPRKRRDLPAEARAEAKIKARETMLGNWGLRDWSDVVGAASLSGFKPDVVARAAQRCADLFGQGMEMRTLSEGPATKGPKPQTTRYVPGGGGSSDRRGGGGATAPYAGASSSEDSEEERPVVRARRFGAASSRQNSLARDSIPPSDSDATGRGRSTTAAAAARRSRSASRASSVGFFYCPVAGCERSLEGFGRRANLQRHVATMHPGRVGDALGGSGGGGSDRFDVESEDEMVGAVHVDGFMRPIRARKGWRAEDTGKRKRKRHYRGRKRDESDGGSEIGEAFRDRHGLAGNTLTNETGANAALKNSSFPLSLPSRRTHGHMKNSQILPPSGFVMVANTSDLKSTCGPGVYTDTNLEVDDTMGGASLFFDEPRNSRFALGLRQLGAKPHNNQLLFPRVAR